A stretch of the Kroppenstedtia eburnea genome encodes the following:
- a CDS encoding bifunctional homocysteine S-methyltransferase/methylenetetrahydrofolate reductase has product MTHHPDLRAALTDSLLVGDGAMSTYLYQQGIPVGMTAEELSLSRPDWIEEVHRQYVEAGAQLIETNTYGADRERLSRYGLEGKVSRINRESVAIARRAAEGKAYVAGAVGSINAGRVPRWSPAEYRDLYEEQATALLYGGVDGIILETFFDLEELLLALEVIRPLTDRPILAQLTMLEVGRTRDGHTLTKAFVELQKQGVDGVGLNCRVGPLQMEQALEKTAVPDGLILTAFPNAGRLGRRDGEYQYESTPEYFGNRAKALREQGVRLIGGCCGTTPDHIRKVAEALQGLPPVPRVNPELPEEEVVSLPLQVRSRPTVVEQVRKETTVIVEFDPPRDLEIHDFLQGAEALHHAGADAITLADNSMATPRMSNMALASILKSRTKVEPLVHITCRDRNLLGQQSHLMGLHALDIDQILVVTGDPTRIGDLPGASSIYDVNSFDLIRMVKQLNEGISFSGKPLRQRGRFVVGAAFNPHVSRMEAAIRRLEKKVEAGADFIMTQPVYDVETLKLVHEATRHIPIPIFIGVMPLTGHRNALFLHHELPGVKIPATVMERMRDLKGPEGRETGVGLAGELLDEAVSLFNGIYLITPFHYWEMTAELTRRIRKRGKIRPIAAVHRS; this is encoded by the coding sequence ATGACCCATCATCCGGATCTGAGGGCTGCCTTGACAGATTCCCTGCTGGTGGGAGACGGGGCGATGTCCACATATCTGTATCAACAGGGGATTCCCGTCGGAATGACGGCGGAGGAACTCTCCCTGTCACGCCCCGACTGGATTGAAGAGGTGCACCGGCAGTATGTGGAGGCGGGTGCACAGTTGATCGAGACCAACACCTACGGGGCCGACCGGGAGCGTCTCTCCCGATACGGACTGGAAGGAAAGGTGAGCCGGATCAACCGGGAATCTGTCGCTATCGCCCGCCGGGCGGCGGAAGGGAAAGCCTATGTGGCCGGTGCCGTCGGTTCCATCAACGCCGGCCGGGTGCCCCGCTGGTCCCCTGCGGAATACCGGGATCTGTATGAGGAGCAGGCCACCGCACTCCTCTACGGAGGGGTGGACGGAATCATCCTGGAGACATTTTTTGATCTGGAGGAGTTACTGCTGGCTCTGGAGGTGATCCGCCCCCTCACCGACCGTCCCATCCTGGCTCAGCTCACCATGCTGGAGGTGGGGAGAACCCGGGACGGACATACATTGACGAAAGCTTTTGTCGAACTGCAAAAGCAGGGGGTGGACGGGGTGGGGCTCAATTGCCGCGTCGGACCCCTGCAAATGGAGCAGGCGTTGGAGAAAACAGCGGTTCCCGACGGGCTTATCCTGACCGCCTTTCCCAACGCCGGCCGCTTGGGGAGGAGGGACGGAGAATATCAATATGAATCGACGCCCGAATATTTTGGAAACCGGGCGAAAGCCTTGCGGGAACAGGGGGTCCGTCTGATCGGGGGGTGTTGCGGGACCACTCCGGATCACATCCGTAAGGTGGCGGAAGCCTTGCAAGGGTTGCCCCCGGTCCCACGGGTGAATCCCGAACTTCCGGAGGAGGAAGTGGTTTCACTCCCCTTGCAAGTGCGTTCCCGACCCACAGTGGTGGAACAGGTTCGCAAGGAAACCACGGTGATCGTGGAGTTTGATCCGCCAAGGGACTTGGAGATCCACGACTTTCTCCAGGGGGCGGAGGCGTTGCATCATGCAGGTGCCGATGCGATCACTCTCGCTGACAATTCCATGGCCACCCCCCGCATGAGCAACATGGCCCTCGCCTCCATTCTGAAAAGCCGGACAAAGGTGGAACCGCTGGTGCATATCACCTGCCGGGACCGAAACCTGCTGGGTCAGCAGTCCCATCTGATGGGGCTTCACGCACTGGACATTGATCAAATTTTGGTGGTGACGGGAGATCCCACGCGGATCGGTGATCTACCCGGGGCCAGCTCCATCTATGATGTCAATTCCTTTGATCTGATCCGGATGGTGAAACAGTTGAACGAGGGAATCTCCTTCTCGGGAAAACCCCTGCGGCAACGGGGCCGGTTTGTGGTCGGAGCCGCCTTCAACCCCCATGTTTCCCGGATGGAGGCGGCCATCCGCCGCCTGGAGAAAAAGGTGGAGGCGGGAGCGGATTTCATTATGACCCAGCCGGTTTATGATGTGGAGACGTTGAAGCTCGTCCATGAAGCCACCCGACACATCCCGATCCCGATCTTTATCGGGGTGATGCCTCTCACCGGTCACCGCAATGCTCTTTTCCTCCATCATGAACTTCCCGGCGTCAAAATTCCGGCAACGGTGATGGAGCGAATGCGGGATTTGAAAGGGCCGGAAGGCAGGGAAACCGGTGTGGGACTGGCCGGGGAGCTGTTGGATGAAGCCGTTTCATTGTTCAACGGAATCTATCTGATCACACCTTTTCATTATTGGGAGATGACAGCGGAGTTGACGCGACGCATCCGGAAGAGAGGGAAGATCCGCCCCATTGCGGCAGTTCATAGATCTTGA
- a CDS encoding alkaline phosphatase, translating to MTRRRFLVLLSAVFLIAGGLIGGFSFADAKGTSPVKEANSIKNVILLIGDGMGPVYTTAYRYYQDDPRSKHVGETIFDKHFVGMQTTYAWDPDENITDSASAATAMASGVKTYNAAISVDLDGQPVETVLERAKSLGKSTGLVATSQINHATPAAFAAHNESRRNYDAIADEFYDERIDGKHKVDVMLGGGTDYFIRDDRNLVKQFQQDGYDYVTTRAELLNSKNDKLLGLFAKVELPKRIDRTDETPALKEMTQAALQRLGKNKKGFFLMVEGSQIDWAGHDNDVVGAMSEMEDFAQALQTAINFAKKDKQTLVIATADHSTGGLSIGSDGKYVWNTEPIKQAKRTPEFMANQIVNGADVEETLNRYIGFALTNKEMQTVKEASASGKAATVQKAISHIFDVRSNTGWTTSGHTADDVEVFAYGKGKEMFAGRIDNTDIANRIFDIWKR from the coding sequence ATGACACGGAGACGTTTCCTTGTCCTCTTGTCGGCGGTGTTTTTGATCGCGGGAGGTTTGATCGGCGGCTTTTCATTCGCCGATGCCAAAGGGACAAGCCCTGTAAAAGAGGCCAACAGTATCAAAAATGTGATCCTGTTGATCGGTGACGGCATGGGCCCGGTCTATACGACGGCTTATCGTTACTACCAGGACGATCCGCGATCGAAACATGTGGGGGAGACGATCTTTGACAAACATTTTGTCGGAATGCAAACCACCTATGCATGGGATCCGGATGAAAATATCACCGATTCCGCATCCGCGGCAACAGCCATGGCTTCCGGAGTGAAAACGTACAATGCAGCCATCTCGGTGGATCTCGATGGACAACCTGTGGAAACCGTACTGGAGCGGGCCAAATCCCTGGGTAAGTCCACCGGACTCGTCGCCACCTCACAGATCAACCATGCCACTCCCGCCGCCTTTGCCGCCCACAATGAATCGCGGCGAAACTACGATGCGATCGCGGACGAATTCTATGATGAACGCATCGACGGAAAGCATAAAGTGGATGTGATGCTCGGCGGCGGAACCGATTATTTTATCCGGGATGACCGTAATCTGGTGAAACAGTTTCAACAGGACGGATACGATTATGTGACAACGCGGGCGGAACTTTTGAACAGCAAAAATGACAAGCTCTTGGGATTATTTGCGAAAGTGGAACTGCCGAAAAGAATCGATCGCACCGATGAGACTCCCGCGTTGAAGGAGATGACACAGGCTGCACTCCAGCGGCTCGGCAAAAACAAGAAAGGCTTCTTCCTCATGGTTGAAGGGAGCCAGATCGATTGGGCCGGGCATGACAATGATGTGGTCGGAGCCATGAGCGAAATGGAGGACTTCGCCCAGGCTTTGCAGACAGCGATCAACTTTGCCAAAAAGGACAAGCAGACACTGGTCATTGCCACCGCGGACCACTCCACCGGCGGTCTCTCCATCGGCAGTGACGGCAAGTACGTGTGGAACACCGAACCGATCAAACAAGCCAAGCGCACACCGGAGTTTATGGCGAATCAGATCGTCAACGGGGCTGACGTGGAAGAGACCCTGAACCGCTACATCGGCTTTGCTTTGACAAATAAGGAAATGCAGACAGTCAAAGAGGCAAGTGCTTCCGGAAAAGCGGCCACTGTGCAAAAGGCCATCTCCCACATTTTCGATGTCCGTTCCAACACAGGATGGACCACTTCCGGACATACAGCTGACGATGTGGAAGTGTTCGCCTACGGCAAAGGAAAAGAGATGTTTGCCGGCCGCATCGACAACACCGACATCGCCAATCGGATTTTTGACATCTGGAAACGTTAA
- a CDS encoding EcsC family protein, which produces MIERWEEEQKDLWFWEKIGRLPFTLLDRITPRVLRDWIGQLLDELGSYIQTGGRYLINQDTVLDRLARESGQPPGSVGLSQVHHLPLAVMDRAAEDLQKSRAEVAKYQGATTGVGGFLTLAIDIPVLLGLSLKTAQEMALVHGYDPREKKERIFIVQCLQFASADYVGKQAILKNLSTFHQGGAERDSISQLQGWHEVIATYRDHFGWKKLFQLVPIAGILFGAWINKATVEDVAEATRMLYRKRRILEKLASMEP; this is translated from the coding sequence ATGATCGAACGTTGGGAAGAAGAGCAGAAAGATTTGTGGTTCTGGGAAAAGATCGGCCGTCTCCCCTTCACTCTGCTGGACCGGATCACACCCCGGGTCCTTCGCGACTGGATCGGCCAGCTCCTGGATGAGCTTGGATCCTATATCCAGACCGGGGGCCGCTACCTGATCAACCAGGATACCGTACTCGACCGACTCGCCCGGGAATCGGGACAACCCCCCGGTTCCGTCGGACTGTCTCAGGTTCACCATCTGCCACTGGCCGTCATGGATCGTGCGGCGGAGGACTTGCAAAAATCCCGGGCGGAGGTGGCCAAATATCAGGGTGCCACCACCGGAGTGGGCGGCTTCCTGACGCTCGCCATCGATATCCCGGTTCTCCTCGGCCTCTCGCTGAAGACAGCACAAGAGATGGCCCTGGTTCACGGTTACGATCCCCGGGAAAAGAAAGAGCGTATTTTCATTGTCCAGTGCCTCCAGTTTGCCTCTGCCGATTATGTCGGAAAACAGGCCATTCTGAAGAACCTGTCCACCTTTCACCAGGGCGGCGCCGAACGGGATTCCATCTCCCAGTTGCAGGGATGGCATGAGGTGATCGCCACCTACCGGGATCATTTCGGCTGGAAAAAGCTGTTCCAACTCGTCCCCATCGCAGGCATCCTCTTCGGTGCCTGGATCAACAAAGCCACCGTGGAAGATGTGGCGGAAGCCACCCGGATGCTCTACCGGAAGCGCCGGATTCTGGAAAAGTTGGCGTCCATGGAGCCATGA
- the metH gene encoding methionine synthase: protein MSRRMEKKPVQQRLEEKILVLDGAMGTQLQGAALTAEDFGGEEVDGCNEYLNITRPDLIRAIHEEYLEAGADVIETNTFGATRVVLAEYGLEERAEEINQRAAELAVEAATGYTTPEHPRYVAGALGPTTKTLSVTGGVTFDQLVDSYREQARALIRGGVDLLLLETSQDTLNVKAAGIGIRQAFAELGREVPLMISGTIEPMGTMLAGQNVEAFYLSIQHLNPLTVGLNCATGPEFMRDHLRTLSGLAHCGVSCYPNAGLPDEEGRYHETPRGLAQKLAGFAEQGWLNVAGGCCGTTPEHIRAIAEALADREPRRSNPSRFPAVSGIEPLYPEADNRPILVGERTNVIGSRKFRNMIREEQYEEAAGIARRQVKGGAQVIDICLADPDRDELEDMERFLHFAVNKVKVPLMIDSTDPHVIERALRYSQGKAIINSINLENGEDRFREVAPLIHRYGAAVVVGTIDEEGMAVQAEQKLAVARRSYDLLVNHYRIPPEDIIFDPLIFPVGTGDRAYIGSAGETVEGIRRIKEAMPECSTILGVSNVSFGLPTAGREVLNAVCLYHCTRAGLDYAIVNTERLERYASISEAERKQAELFLFGTDAENYDDVLAEFAAFYRDKKPTQKKEVQNLPLEERLARYVVEGSKDGLIPDLEKALQKYKALEIINGPLMKGMDEVGRLFNDNQLIVAEVLQSAEVMKASVSFLEPHMEKTSQKSKGKILLATVKGDVHDIGKNLVEIILSNNGFDVINLGIKVPPEQLIEACRRENPDMVGLSGLLVKSAQQMVLTAQDMKAANLDLPVLVGGAALTRKFTDQRIAPQYEGLVLYAKDAMNGLELANRLRDDEKRRQLVTEVQRNREKARSRRSGTSTREEIGGHVATKVRVSTVNREAPVYPPPDYRSHILRNYPISHLEPYINKQMLLGKHLGLKGNVEQLLLEGDPRATDLKRELDEMVAELREAGELRADGIYQFFPAQSHGETIEIYDPEFPGEKVLETFTFPRQSKAPYLCLADFLRPKDSGVVDTVGFLTVTAGYGIRERAEAWKRSGDYLRSHMVQALALELAEAFAERLHHMMRDGWGFPDPPEMTMRERFSARYQGIRVSFGYPACPDLEDQAKLFRLIRPERIGVKLTEGFMMEPEASVSAMVFSHPEARYFNAV, encoded by the coding sequence ATGAGTCGCAGGATGGAAAAGAAGCCGGTCCAACAGAGGCTGGAGGAGAAAATACTGGTTCTCGACGGAGCGATGGGCACTCAATTGCAAGGGGCGGCATTGACAGCGGAAGATTTCGGGGGAGAGGAGGTTGACGGGTGCAACGAATACCTCAACATCACCCGACCGGATCTGATCCGGGCCATTCATGAAGAGTATCTGGAGGCCGGGGCGGATGTGATCGAAACCAACACCTTCGGGGCGACCCGGGTGGTGCTGGCGGAGTATGGTCTGGAGGAACGGGCGGAGGAGATCAACCAAAGGGCGGCGGAACTGGCGGTGGAAGCGGCCACAGGGTACACCACCCCGGAGCATCCCCGTTATGTGGCGGGAGCCCTCGGTCCCACAACCAAGACCCTCTCCGTCACCGGAGGAGTCACTTTTGATCAGCTGGTGGATTCCTACCGGGAACAGGCCCGGGCCCTGATCCGGGGGGGAGTCGATCTTCTGTTGCTGGAAACTTCCCAGGACACGCTCAATGTGAAGGCGGCGGGGATCGGGATCCGGCAAGCCTTTGCGGAACTGGGAAGGGAAGTGCCCCTGATGATCTCCGGCACCATTGAACCCATGGGAACGATGCTGGCGGGGCAAAACGTGGAAGCCTTCTATCTGTCCATTCAACATTTAAACCCCTTGACCGTGGGGCTGAACTGCGCCACCGGTCCGGAATTTATGCGGGATCACCTGCGAACGCTCTCCGGGTTGGCCCATTGCGGAGTGAGTTGTTATCCCAATGCGGGTCTGCCTGATGAGGAGGGGCGCTACCATGAAACGCCCCGGGGCTTGGCCCAAAAACTGGCCGGATTTGCCGAGCAGGGCTGGCTCAATGTTGCCGGAGGGTGTTGCGGGACGACGCCGGAACACATCCGGGCCATCGCCGAAGCGCTGGCAGACAGGGAGCCCCGGCGCTCCAATCCTTCCCGCTTCCCCGCTGTATCCGGGATTGAACCCCTCTACCCGGAGGCGGATAACCGACCGATTCTGGTCGGTGAGCGGACCAATGTGATCGGCTCCCGCAAGTTTCGCAACATGATCCGGGAGGAGCAGTATGAGGAAGCCGCCGGAATCGCCCGCCGCCAGGTGAAGGGAGGTGCCCAGGTGATCGATATCTGTCTGGCGGATCCGGACCGGGATGAGCTGGAGGATATGGAACGGTTCCTTCATTTTGCCGTCAACAAAGTGAAGGTCCCCCTGATGATCGACTCCACGGATCCCCATGTGATCGAGCGGGCATTGAGGTATTCCCAGGGAAAAGCGATCATCAACTCCATCAATCTGGAAAACGGGGAAGACCGTTTCCGGGAGGTGGCCCCTCTGATCCACCGTTACGGGGCTGCGGTGGTCGTGGGCACCATCGACGAAGAGGGAATGGCAGTCCAGGCCGAGCAAAAGCTGGCCGTGGCCAGGCGCTCCTATGATCTGTTGGTGAACCATTACCGGATCCCCCCGGAGGATATCATTTTCGATCCCCTGATCTTCCCCGTGGGGACCGGGGACAGAGCTTATATCGGATCTGCCGGGGAAACCGTGGAAGGAATCCGGCGGATCAAGGAAGCGATGCCGGAATGCAGCACCATTCTCGGGGTATCCAATGTTTCCTTCGGTTTGCCGACCGCCGGCCGGGAAGTGCTGAACGCTGTCTGTCTGTATCATTGCACCCGGGCAGGGTTGGACTATGCCATCGTCAATACGGAGAGGTTGGAGCGTTACGCTTCGATTTCCGAAGCGGAGCGAAAGCAGGCGGAGCTGTTCCTCTTCGGAACGGACGCAGAAAACTATGATGACGTCCTGGCGGAATTTGCCGCATTTTACCGGGATAAAAAGCCGACACAGAAAAAAGAGGTGCAGAACCTTCCCCTGGAGGAACGCTTGGCCCGCTATGTGGTGGAGGGGAGCAAGGACGGCCTGATCCCCGATTTGGAAAAAGCACTGCAAAAGTACAAAGCCCTGGAGATCATCAACGGTCCCCTGATGAAAGGGATGGACGAGGTGGGCCGCCTGTTCAACGACAACCAGCTGATCGTGGCGGAAGTGCTCCAAAGCGCTGAAGTGATGAAGGCATCGGTCTCTTTTTTGGAGCCCCACATGGAGAAAACCAGTCAGAAGAGCAAGGGAAAGATCCTGTTGGCCACGGTGAAGGGGGATGTCCACGATATCGGGAAAAACCTGGTGGAGATTATTTTGTCCAACAACGGTTTTGATGTGATCAATTTGGGAATCAAGGTGCCCCCGGAGCAACTGATCGAAGCCTGTCGCCGGGAAAATCCGGATATGGTGGGGTTGTCGGGGCTGTTGGTCAAATCCGCCCAACAGATGGTGCTGACCGCCCAGGACATGAAAGCGGCCAACCTGGATCTGCCTGTGCTGGTGGGTGGGGCGGCCTTGACGCGGAAGTTCACCGATCAGCGGATTGCACCCCAATATGAAGGACTGGTCCTCTACGCCAAGGATGCCATGAATGGATTGGAACTGGCGAATCGGCTCCGGGATGATGAGAAACGGCGGCAATTGGTGACAGAAGTGCAACGGAACCGGGAGAAGGCACGGAGCCGGAGGTCGGGGACATCGACCCGGGAGGAGATCGGGGGCCATGTGGCCACAAAGGTCCGCGTCTCCACAGTAAATCGGGAGGCACCGGTATATCCCCCGCCGGATTACCGTTCTCACATCCTGCGGAACTACCCCATCAGTCATTTGGAGCCTTACATCAACAAGCAGATGTTGTTGGGCAAACATCTGGGCCTGAAGGGAAATGTGGAGCAGCTTCTGTTGGAGGGGGACCCCAGAGCGACAGACCTGAAGCGGGAGCTGGACGAAATGGTCGCCGAATTGAGAGAGGCGGGGGAGCTTCGTGCCGACGGGATCTATCAGTTTTTTCCGGCTCAGTCCCACGGGGAGACCATTGAGATCTATGATCCGGAATTTCCGGGGGAGAAAGTGTTGGAGACCTTCACCTTTCCCCGGCAGAGCAAAGCCCCTTACCTGTGTTTGGCCGACTTTTTGCGGCCGAAGGATTCGGGTGTGGTGGACACGGTGGGTTTTCTGACGGTGACCGCGGGTTACGGGATTCGGGAGCGGGCGGAAGCGTGGAAGAGAAGCGGGGACTATTTGCGCTCCCACATGGTGCAGGCTTTGGCCCTGGAATTGGCAGAGGCCTTCGCCGAGAGATTGCACCATATGATGCGGGACGGTTGGGGTTTCCCCGATCCGCCGGAGATGACGATGCGGGAGCGGTTTTCCGCCCGCTACCAAGGGATCCGGGTCTCTTTTGGCTATCCGGCCTGCCCCGATCTGGAAGATCAGGCTAAACTGTTTCGTCTGATCCGGCCGGAGCGGATCGGGGTGAAGTTGACCGAGGGTTTCATGATGGAACCGGAGGCGTCGGTGTCGGCCATGGTTTTTTCTCATCCCGAAGCGAGATATTTCAATGCAGTGTGA
- a CDS encoding PTS sugar transporter subunit IIA, with product MFRNLFGKKQKTLVLAAPLKGKLIPLEKVPDPVFSEKMMGDGTAMEPTEGILCAPVDGEVIQLFHTKHAVGIRTVEGLEVLLHIGLETVAMEGEGFTAEVKEGDQVKTGQPLIRFSLETVREQAKSTVTPMVITNMDRVARLEAKPVEEAEAGDPILEVTLKSS from the coding sequence ATGTTTCGCAACTTGTTCGGGAAAAAACAGAAAACACTGGTTCTGGCCGCTCCCCTGAAGGGAAAGTTGATACCTTTGGAAAAAGTGCCGGACCCCGTCTTTTCCGAAAAGATGATGGGGGATGGGACGGCGATGGAACCGACAGAAGGGATTCTCTGCGCTCCGGTGGATGGTGAAGTGATCCAACTCTTCCACACCAAACACGCTGTCGGCATCCGCACTGTGGAAGGACTGGAAGTGTTGCTTCACATCGGTTTGGAGACCGTGGCCATGGAAGGGGAAGGTTTCACCGCCGAAGTGAAGGAAGGGGATCAGGTGAAAACCGGCCAACCCCTGATTCGGTTTTCCCTGGAAACCGTTCGGGAACAGGCGAAAAGCACTGTCACCCCGATGGTGATCACCAACATGGATCGCGTGGCCCGTCTGGAGGCCAAGCCGGTGGAAGAGGCTGAAGCGGGGGACCCGATCCTGGAAGTGACTTTGAAATCATCTTAG
- a CDS encoding heat-shock protein HtpX, whose product MRVTEGGLGFTWSDFGSSEQRKRHVKLNPDRFCPEIYQTTLGRI is encoded by the coding sequence TTGAGAGTAACAGAGGGAGGGTTGGGTTTCACATGGAGTGATTTTGGATCGTCAGAACAACGAAAACGACATGTGAAACTCAATCCCGACCGGTTCTGCCCAGAGATTTATCAGACCACCCTTGGGCGTATCTGA
- a CDS encoding phospho-sugar mutase — translation MTRESQAEGSLELWLRDPAIDRETKEELRRIAQDPKEVIDRFHKDLEFGTGGLRGLMGAGSNRINRYTVGKATQGLAQTLLESDPCPSVVIAYDSRRHSADFALEAALVLAGNGIRAYVFEGLRPTPELSFAVRHLQATAGIVITASHNPASYNGYKVYGRDGGQLPPEAATQVLSRMRQVHSFADIKKMTRKEAEENRWLHWIGDEVDEAYLKAVTSMSLQPEGNRQISHRLGIVYTPLHGSGNLPIRQVLHRIGFERVHVVKEQEEPDPLFPTVEAPNPEDPRVLAKAIRLAEQMEADLVIGTDPDADRMGVAIPDVKGGYTPLTGNQTGALILYYLLSTMKKNGTLPTNGAMVKTVVTGELGARIAQSYGVEVFNTLTGFKYIGQKIEEFQRTGACQFIFGYEESCGYLAGTHARDKDAVVASMLISEAAAYYKSEGKSLYTVLKELHQTYGCFAEDIQTRTLKGMEGAKKIEEIMDDWRQDPPRKIGGSPFLCMEDFSQGLYGLPQENMLKFHLPDGGWFCLRPSGTEPKIKIYFATIGNSAKQAAKQLQQLIHAVMGRIDEYLEG, via the coding sequence ATGACACGGGAGAGTCAGGCGGAAGGCTCGCTGGAGCTTTGGTTGAGGGATCCCGCGATCGATCGGGAAACCAAGGAAGAACTGCGCAGAATTGCACAGGATCCAAAGGAAGTGATCGACCGTTTCCACAAGGATCTGGAGTTTGGCACCGGAGGCTTACGGGGGCTGATGGGGGCGGGCAGCAATCGGATCAACCGCTATACAGTGGGGAAGGCGACGCAAGGACTGGCGCAAACTCTCCTGGAATCGGATCCATGCCCTTCTGTCGTCATCGCCTACGATTCCAGACGCCATTCCGCGGATTTTGCCCTGGAGGCGGCGCTGGTCCTGGCCGGAAACGGGATTCGTGCCTATGTATTTGAAGGACTGAGACCCACCCCGGAATTGTCTTTTGCCGTCCGCCATTTACAGGCAACGGCGGGGATTGTTATCACCGCCAGCCACAATCCGGCCTCATATAACGGTTACAAAGTGTATGGCAGGGATGGGGGACAGCTACCCCCTGAGGCCGCCACACAGGTCCTCTCCCGGATGCGGCAGGTTCACTCCTTCGCTGACATCAAAAAAATGACCCGCAAGGAAGCGGAAGAGAACCGGTGGCTTCATTGGATCGGGGATGAGGTGGATGAAGCTTATCTGAAGGCTGTCACCTCCATGAGTCTGCAACCCGAGGGGAATCGTCAAATCAGCCATCGATTGGGAATCGTATACACCCCCCTTCACGGAAGCGGAAATCTTCCCATCCGGCAAGTTTTGCACCGGATCGGTTTTGAACGGGTCCATGTTGTGAAAGAACAGGAGGAGCCGGATCCACTCTTCCCCACAGTGGAGGCTCCCAATCCGGAGGATCCGAGGGTGCTTGCGAAGGCGATCCGGCTGGCGGAGCAGATGGAGGCAGATCTGGTGATCGGGACGGACCCCGACGCGGACCGGATGGGTGTTGCCATTCCAGACGTAAAGGGAGGTTATACCCCCCTGACGGGAAATCAGACAGGGGCCTTGATTCTGTATTATCTTCTCTCCACGATGAAAAAAAACGGAACCCTTCCCACGAACGGGGCCATGGTCAAAACCGTCGTCACCGGTGAGTTGGGAGCAAGGATTGCGCAAAGTTATGGTGTCGAGGTGTTCAACACCCTGACCGGATTTAAATATATCGGTCAAAAGATCGAGGAGTTCCAGCGTACCGGTGCTTGTCAGTTTATTTTCGGATATGAGGAGAGCTGTGGCTATCTGGCCGGAACCCATGCCCGGGACAAAGATGCCGTGGTGGCATCGATGCTCATCTCCGAAGCGGCGGCATATTATAAAAGCGAAGGGAAAAGCTTGTACACGGTCCTGAAGGAATTGCATCAAACTTATGGTTGTTTTGCGGAGGACATTCAAACCAGGACATTGAAGGGGATGGAAGGTGCCAAAAAAATCGAGGAGATCATGGATGACTGGCGACAGGATCCGCCCCGAAAAATCGGAGGTTCCCCCTTTCTTTGCATGGAGGATTTTTCACAGGGATTATACGGGCTTCCCCAGGAAAACATGCTCAAGTTTCATCTCCCCGATGGAGGCTGGTTTTGTCTCCGCCCATCAGGTACGGAACCGAAAATCAAGATATACTTCGCCACCATCGGCAACTCCGCCAAACAGGCCGCCAAACAGTTGCAACAGTTGATCCATGCTGTTATGGGTCGCATCGATGAGTATTTGGAAGGATAA
- a CDS encoding VOC family protein — protein MRIMWSSIFVDDQEKALQFYTEILGFVKKADMPAGEFKWLTVVSPEGPEGVELLLEPNDNPAAATFQKAIFEQGIPATAFAMEDLQKEYERLNERGVVFHTSPTKAGPVTVAMFDDTCGNLIQLVQG, from the coding sequence ATGAGGATCATGTGGAGCAGTATCTTTGTGGACGATCAGGAGAAGGCCCTTCAGTTCTACACAGAGATATTGGGCTTTGTCAAAAAGGCCGACATGCCGGCAGGGGAGTTTAAATGGTTAACTGTGGTCTCTCCCGAAGGGCCGGAGGGTGTCGAATTACTCCTGGAGCCAAATGACAACCCGGCTGCCGCGACATTTCAAAAAGCTATTTTTGAGCAAGGAATCCCCGCAACGGCATTTGCCATGGAGGATCTGCAAAAAGAGTATGAGAGGTTGAATGAGCGGGGCGTAGTGTTTCATACGAGTCCGACAAAAGCGGGTCCGGTGACCGTCGCCATGTTTGACGATACTTGCGGTAATCTGATCCAGCTGGTGCAGGGATAA